A stretch of Sinimarinibacterium sp. NLF-5-8 DNA encodes these proteins:
- a CDS encoding efflux RND transporter periplasmic adaptor subunit produces MAVQRAVAVGLAVVAVAAVLAYRAGYLGLSAADETAAVRVLEPVAIDAATAQLAVWDNRIEAVGTLRAVNGADLTTEMGGTVTAIHFESGQKVNKGDLLVTLDTQAEEGDLARLQAQAKLAELDRQRREQLLKEEAISKADYDAAVAEAAAARAAVTAQQGRIGLKQIRAPFSGELGIRRVSVGQFVTPATPVVTLQSLDPVDIDFGLSEQYVASVDAGFDVAVQIDAQPQKIFRGKVLAVEPRIAESTRNFSVRARLPNPEGVLRAGQLGRVILSLPGERELLSIPASAIHEASYGASVFVVQPSQDSATGFAVVQRFIQLGEKRADIVAVAGGLKAGEQVAISGLRQLRNQQPVTVNPAAGD; encoded by the coding sequence ATGGCGGTGCAACGCGCAGTGGCCGTAGGGCTGGCAGTGGTGGCGGTGGCGGCAGTGCTGGCTTATCGCGCAGGCTATCTGGGATTGTCCGCAGCTGATGAGACGGCGGCGGTGCGGGTTCTGGAGCCGGTCGCAATCGATGCGGCGACCGCGCAATTGGCGGTCTGGGACAACCGGATCGAAGCCGTGGGTACGCTGCGCGCGGTCAACGGTGCCGATCTGACCACCGAGATGGGCGGTACGGTGACCGCGATTCATTTTGAGTCCGGGCAAAAGGTCAACAAGGGTGATCTGCTGGTAACGCTGGATACCCAGGCTGAAGAAGGCGATCTGGCGCGCTTGCAGGCGCAGGCCAAATTGGCGGAGCTGGATCGTCAGCGCCGTGAACAGCTGCTCAAGGAAGAAGCGATTTCCAAGGCTGACTACGATGCGGCGGTTGCCGAGGCTGCAGCCGCCCGGGCGGCAGTGACGGCTCAGCAAGGCCGGATCGGACTCAAGCAGATTCGTGCCCCGTTTTCCGGTGAGCTGGGGATTCGCCGGGTCAGCGTCGGACAGTTCGTGACGCCGGCAACGCCGGTGGTAACACTGCAGTCGCTTGACCCTGTCGATATCGATTTTGGTCTTTCAGAACAGTACGTCGCCAGCGTTGATGCCGGATTTGATGTGGCCGTACAGATCGACGCGCAGCCGCAAAAAATCTTTCGGGGCAAGGTGCTTGCCGTGGAGCCACGGATTGCCGAATCGACCCGTAACTTCAGTGTGCGCGCGCGCTTGCCAAACCCTGAGGGGGTGCTGCGTGCCGGCCAGTTGGGGCGTGTCATCCTGAGCTTGCCGGGCGAACGTGAACTGTTGTCAATCCCGGCCTCGGCCATTCATGAAGCCTCGTATGGCGCTTCTGTGTTCGTGGTGCAACCGAGTCAGGACAGTGCCACCGGCTTTGCCGTGGTGCAGCGCTTTATCCAGCTGGGCGAGAAGCGCGCAGATATCGTTGCGGTTGCCGGCGGACTCAAGGCCGGGGAGCAGGTGGCAATCTCCGGCCTGCGGCAGCTGCGCAACCAGCAGCCGGTGACGGTCAACCCTGCTGCGGGCGATTGA